One genomic region from Apodemus sylvaticus chromosome 1, mApoSyl1.1, whole genome shotgun sequence encodes:
- the LOC127679092 gene encoding cardiotrophin-2: MYCLPAAPLCLLSLLLPRLSPAAPISPSEPIGQAYSLALYMQKNTSALLQTYLQSQGSPFSDPGFSAPELQLSTLPSAAVSFKAWHAMGDAERLGRAQEAFLALTQHLQLVGDDQSDLNPGSPILLAQLGAARLRAQGLLGNMAAIMTALGLPIPPEEDTLGLVPFGASAFERKCRGYIVTREYGHWTDRAVRDLALLKAKYPA; this comes from the exons ATGTACTGCCTGCCAG CAGCTCCCCTCTGCCTACTGAGCCTGCTGTTGCCACGCCTCAGTCCTGCGGCCCCCATCTCCCCGTCAGAGCCCATCGGTCAAGCCTACAGCCTGGCTCTCTACATGCAGAAGAACACATCAGCATTGCTACAGACTTAT CTCCAGAGCCAGGGCAGCCCCTTCAGTGACCCCGGCTTCTCGGCTCCCGAGCTCCAGCTCAGCACCCTGCCTTCTGCGGCTGTCTCCTTCAAGGCCTGGCATGCGATGGGGGATGCAGAGCGGCTGGGCCGAGCCCAGGAAGCCTTCCTGGCCTTGACCCAACACCTCCAGCTGGTGGGGGACGATCAGAGTGACCTGAATCCTGGCAGCCCTATCCTGCTGGCCCAGCTGGGAGCGGCAAGACTCAGGGCCCAAGGCCTACTGGGCAACATGGCGGCTATCATGACTGCTTTAGGGCTGCCCATCCCTCCAGAAGAGGATACTCTGGGGCTTGTCCCTTTTGGGGCCTCAGCCTTTGAGAGGAAATGCCGCGGCTACATAGTGACCCGGGAATATGGTCACTGGACGGACCGGGCTGTGAGGGACTTAGCTTTACTGAAGGCCAAGTACCCAGCATAG